The following are encoded in a window of Poecile atricapillus isolate bPoeAtr1 chromosome 3, bPoeAtr1.hap1, whole genome shotgun sequence genomic DNA:
- the OPN3 gene encoding opsin-3, whose product MPAGNSTGTSSRPEPAASEQEVPGERPLFSAGTYELLALLVATIGMLGLCNNLLVLVLYYKFKRLRTPTNLFLVNISLSDLLVSVFGVSLTFMSCLRSRWVWDAAGCVWDGFSSSLFGIVSIMTLTALAYERYIRVVHAKVIDFSWSWRAITYIWLYSLAWTGAPLLGWNRYTLEIHGLGCSVDWKSKDPNDTSFVLLFFLGCLVAPVGIMAYCYGHILHAVRMLRCVEDFQTVQVIKLLRYEKKVAKMCFLMISTFLICWMPYAVVSLLITYGYSNLVTPTVAIIPSFFAKSSTAYNPVIYIFMSRKFRRCLLQLLCFRLMKFQRTMKETPVTGSDKPIRPIVMSQKAGDRPKKKVTFSSSSVIFIITSDDTEQIDDSGKHNETKVNVIQVKPLQG is encoded by the exons ATGCCCGCGGGGAACAGCACGGGCACCTCCAGCCGCCCGGAGCCCGCGGCGTCCGAGCAGGAGGTGCCGGGCGAGCGGCCCCTCTTCAGCGCCGGCACCTACGAGCTGCTGGCGCTGCTGGTCGCCACCATCGGCATGCTGGGCTTGTGCAACAacttgctggtgctggtgctctACTACAAGTTCAAGCGGCTCCGCACGCCCACCAACCTCTTCCTCGTCAACATCAGCCTCAGCGACCTGCTGGTGTCCGTCTTCGGTGTGAGCCTTACCTTCATGTCCTGCCTGAGGAGCCGCTGGGTGTGGGACGCCGCCGGCTGCGTCTGGGACggcttcagcagcagcctcttCG gaATTGTTTCAATTATGACTCTCACTGCTCTTGCCTATGAACGCTACATTCGGGTGGTCCATGCAAAAGTGATTGACTTCTCTTGGTCTTGGCGGGCTATCACATACATCTGGCTGTATTCACTGGCCtggactggagcacctctttTGGGCTGGAACAGATACACACTGGAGATTCATGGATTGGGTTGCTCAGTGGACTGGAAGTCAAAAGACCCCAATGATACCTCCTTTGTGctcctttttttcctcggtTGTCTCGTGGCGCCTGTTGGGATCATGGCCTATTGCTATGGCCATATTCTGCATGCAGTAAGAATG ctTCGCTGTGTGGAAGATTTCCAGACAGTTCAAGTGATCAAACTTCTAAGATATGAAAAGAAGGTGGCTAAAATGTGTTTCTTGATGATCTCCACGTTTCTTATTTGTTGGATGCCCTATGCAGTGGTCTCCCTCTTGATAACATATGGCTATAGCAACCTTGTAACTCCAACAGTAGCTATCATCCCATCTTTCTTTGCCAAGTCAAGCACTGCTTATAATCCAGTTATCTATATCTTCATGAGTAGAAAG TTTCGACGCTGCCTTTTGCAACTCCTGTGCTTTCGCCTGATGAAGTTCCAGAGGACAATGAAAGAGACACCAGTAACAGGGAGTGACAAACCAATACGACCAATAGTTATGTCTCAGAAAGCAGGGGACAGGCCAAAGAAGAAAGTGACTTTCAGCTCTTCCTCTGTCATTTTTATTATCACCAGTGATGACACTGAGCAAATAGATGACAGTGGTAAACACAATGAGACAAAAGTTAATGTCATCCAAGTAAAGCCAttgcagggatga